A part of Cotesia glomerata isolate CgM1 linkage group LG4, MPM_Cglom_v2.3, whole genome shotgun sequence genomic DNA contains:
- the LOC123262413 gene encoding major facilitator superfamily domain-containing protein 6 isoform X2 gives MQNFGHEDYNYGGGGGDGGRGFNDGMGTNEGRSLPQVPGARPMVDPEALGEVDPSVYGAPKEATHKIRGKNDFLEYLFGTVDQELLTVKTFYFFFYSAFGSLFPLMGVYFKQMGMNAGQCGLLIGLRPFIEFLSAPFWGSLADRWQKGKIILLASLACWIIFTLPLGFAQPPATSCIVEKNGTWKLEVPEVPSRSKRSVDNKDYHQENNHDNEEENLEVAANVVFERLRRSADDDKVIKKLHTRSNRMRRDSNAASSTTSGSGDNTDLKYKQFVPQDAPENDPMAKEIDFRVIAKQNRPADVLEYKRFLKNEPLDESRPPKKAHTRTKTRSKPVRPKVMVKRQTELQDDFFTGNQDKPYETDNHVNIKVRKYSKAPVYPDDSSEHEKLNDEDEDEEEQQREREIEEEEQEDDDDELDEDSDEEEVDVPLIRRRRSLRFPHLPLGRSPLPVNFAVNYDEKENKDWVKPQFSSIVYRLPDIQKTFFLLLLLVIVGEFFSAPAITLADSAVITLLGEDADRYGHQRMFGSLGWGLAMFFVGIALDHSTSFPEHPCGPGPKEKNYTICFAIFSVLMGAALITATQINFKYEFIATEPEVDKEPAEPTREEQLQSQLSQQLNLPGLQDSSAQPLPKPQPPEGKTKMFAQTTREIPEWVTVIKQFKDLKCASFLFVAWFMGFGIGLIFTFLFWHLQDYGGTPTLFGVASVINHISEIFAYFFSFKLIRQIGHVKVLCLGLGGNIIRFLYISWLKNPWWVLPFEFMQGITHAAVWAACCSYIAHNTPPQLRSSAQGVLQGLHHGLGRGCGAVIGGMFVASYGTTATFRAYGLICALVLAAFIFINFYRKDTGFVADLPQTEDPHQVAEATHLAPHGVPSNAIPRALSSSRLHELAQDPGYGATYQTTGGNLNVPGGNGGSNPTNPFLGGGGNTGGNVGGNYNYGRTCKGEDEFIRRSFQIYSEVVGNELDVIKPPAITSHHHVQQPCTNPFHQHDYEW, from the exons ATGCAAAATTTTGGCCACGAAGACTATAATTACGGTGGCGGTGGTGGTGATGGTGGTCGAGGTTTTAATGACGGAATGGGAACTAATGAAGGAAGATCATTACCACAAGTACCAGGTGCAAGACCAATGGTTGATCCAGAAGCACTTGGTGAAGTGGATCCGTCGGTTTATGGTGCCCCTAAAGAAGCAACACACAAAATACGtggaaaaaatgattttttagaaTATCTATTTGGTACTGTTGACCAAGAACTCTTAACTGTGAAAacattttactttttcttttacTCGGCATTTGGATCATTATTTCCACTCATGGGTGTTTACTTTAAGCAAATGGGTATGAATGCAGGACAGTGTGGTCTATTGATTGGATTGAGACCATTTATCGAATTTTTAAGCGCACCATTTTGGGGTTCACTCGCTGATCG gTGGCAGAAaggcaaaattattttgttggcGTCATTGGCATGCTGGATTATATTCACGCTACCTCTGGGTTTCGCACAACCGCCAGCTACGTCAtgtattgttgaaaaaaatggtACATGGAAATTGGAAGTACCTGAAGTACCTAGCCGCAGCAAAAGATCCGTTGATAATAAGGATTATCACCAGGAAAATAATCATGACAATGAGGAAGAAAACCTTGAAGTTGCTGCTAATGTAGTTTTTGAAAGGTTGAGACGAAGTGCTGATGATGATAAAGTTATCAAGAAATTACATACCCGAAGTAATAGAATGAGAAGAGATTCAAACGCTGCGAGTAGTACTACTAGTGGTAGTGGTGACAATACTGATTTGAAGTACAAACAATTTGTCCCGCAAGATGCACCGGAAAACGATCCTATGGCTAAGGAAATCGATTTTCGTGTTATTGCAAAGCAAAATCGTCCTGCTGATGTTCTTGAGTACAAgcgatttttgaaa aatgaaCCACTCGACGAATCAAGGCCACCAAAAAAAGCTCACACCAGAACAAAAACTAGGTCAAAACCAGTTCGTCCTAAAGTTATGGTAAAACGGCAAACCGAATTACAAGATGATTTCTTCACTGGGAACCAGGACAAGCCTTACGAGACTGACAATCATGTGAACATAAAAGTCAGAAAATATTCTAAAGCGCCAGTCTACCCGGATGACAGTAGCGAACACGAAAAATTGAATGACGAAGATGAAGACGAAGAAGAACAGCAGCGAGAAAGAGAAATCGAGGAAGAAGAACAAGAAGACGATGATGATGAATTAGATGAGGATTCTGATGAAGAAGAAGTTGACGTTCCACTGATTCGCAGGCGTAGAAGTTTACGTTTTCCTCATTTGCCTTTAGGTCGTAGTCCCTTACCTGTAAACTTTGCTGTCAACTATgatgaaaaagaaaacaagGATTGGGTTAAGCCACAATTTAGTTCAATTGTCTACCGACTACCG GACATTCAAAAAACCTTCTTTCTTCTGCTGCTTTTGGTTATCGTTGGTGAATTTTTCTCCGCACCCGCAATAACTTTGGCGGATTCTGCCGTAATTACTCTTCTCGGTGAAGATGCTGACCG ATACGGACATCAGCGAATGTTTGGAAGTTTGGGCTGGGGATTAGCCATGTTCTTCGTTGGTATTGCATTGGACCACAGTACATCGTTTCCAGAACACCCTTGTGGTCCCGggccaaaagaaaaaaactatACAATATGTTTTGCAATATTCAGCGTGTTAATGGGTGCCGCGTTAATAACAGCTACccagataaattttaaatatgagtTTATTGCTACTGAGCCT gAGGTGGACAAAGAACCGGCAGAACCAACTCGTGAAGAGCAGCTGCAAAGTCAACTATCTCAACAATTAAATCTTCCAGGATTACAGGATTCATCAGCACAACCATTACCGAAACCTCAACCACCTGAGGGAAAA aCTAAAATGTTTGCTCAAACAACTCGAGAAATACCAGAATGGGTCACAGTTATAAAACAGTTCAAAGATCTCAAGTGCGCCTCATTTTTATTCGTCGCTTGGTTTATGGGTTTCGGAATTGGATTGATATTCACATTTTTATTCTGGCATCTCCAAGATTACGGTGGCACACCGACACTCTTCGGAGTTGCTTCAGTTATCAATCACATTTCAGAGATTTTCGCTTATTTCTTCAGTTTCAAATTAATCCGCCAAATCGGACACGTTAAG GTGCTTTGTCTTGGTCTAGGTGGTAATATCATACGATTTCTGTACATATCCTGGTTGAAAAACCCATGGTGGGTGTTACCGTTTGAATTCATGCAAGGAATAACTCATGCTGCAGTTTGGGCAGCTTGTTGCAGTTATATCGCTCATAACACTCCCCCACAGTTGCGATCTAGCGCCCAAGGTGTTTTGCAAGGACTTCATCATGGTTTAGGACGTGGTTGTGGTGCTGTTATCGGTGGAATGTTTGTTGCCAGCTACg GAACAACTGCGACATTTCGTGCCTATGGTCTCATTTGTGCTCTTGTACTTGCTGCCTTCATCTTCATTAACTTCTACAGAAAAGATACAGGATTTGTTGCGGACTTACCACAGACTGAAGATCCACACCAGGTTGCTGAAGCAACACATTTGGCACCACATGGTGTACCCAGCAATGCTATACCACGAGCTTTAAGCTCGAGTAGACTTCATGAGCTTGCTCAGGATCCTGGTTATGGTGCAACTTATCAGACTACTGGAGGAAATCTTAATGTGCCGGGTGGCAATGGCG GCTCGAATCCAACGAATCCATTTTTGGGCGGCGGAGGTAATACAGGTGGAAATGTTGGCGGAAATTACAATTACGGTAGGACCTGTAAAGGAGAGGACGAGTTCATTCGTAGGAGCTTCCag ATTTACAGTGAAGTAGTAGGTAATGAGTTGGATGTAATAAAACCACCAGCAATTACATCTCACCACCATGTTCAGCAACCATGTACTAATCCATTTCATCAACACGATTACGAATGGTAA
- the LOC123262413 gene encoding major facilitator superfamily domain-containing protein 6 isoform X3 → MQNFGHEDYNYGGGGGDGGRGFNDGMGTNEGRSLPQVPGARPMVDPEALGEVDPSVYGAPKEATHKIRGKNDFLEYLFGTVDQELLTVKTFYFFFYSAFGSLFPLMGVYFKQMGMNAGQCGLLIGLRPFIEFLSAPFWGSLADREPFKFYRWQKGKIILLASLACWIIFTLPLGFAQPPATSCIVEKNGTWKLEVPEVPSRSKRSVDNKDYHQENNHDNEEENLEVAANVVFERLRRSADDDKVIKKLHTRSNRMRRDSNAASSTTSGSGDNTDLKYKQFVPQDAPENDPMAKEIDFRVIAKQNRPADVLEYKRFLKNEPLDESRPPKKAHTRTKTRSKPVRPKVMVKRQTELQDDFFTGNQDKPYETDNHVNIKVRKYSKAPVYPDDSSEHEKLNDEDEDEEEQQREREIEEEEQEDDDDELDEDSDEEEVDVPLIRRRRSLRFPHLPLGRSPLPVNFAVNYDEKENKDWVKPQFSSIVYRLPDIQKTFFLLLLLVIVGEFFSAPAITLADSAVITLLGEDADRYGHQRMFGSLGWGLAMFFVGIALDHSTSFPEHPCGPGPKEKNYTICFAIFSVLMGAALITATQINFKYEFIATEPEVDKEPAEPTREEQLQSQLSQQLNLPGLQDSSAQPLPKPQPPEGKTKMFAQTTREIPEWVTVIKQFKDLKCASFLFVAWFMGFGIGLIFTFLFWHLQDYGGTPTLFGVASVINHISEIFAYFFSFKLIRQIGHVKVLCLGLGGNIIRFLYISWLKNPWWVLPFEFMQGITHAAVWAACCSYIAHNTPPQLRSSAQGVLQGLHHGLGRGCGAVIGGMFVASYGTTATFRAYGLICALVLAAFIFINFYRKDTGFVADLPQTEDPHQVAEATHLAPHGVPSNAIPRALSSSRLHELAQDPGYGATYQTTGGNLNVPGGNGGSNPTNPFLGGGGNTGGNVGGNYNYDLQ, encoded by the exons ATGCAAAATTTTGGCCACGAAGACTATAATTACGGTGGCGGTGGTGGTGATGGTGGTCGAGGTTTTAATGACGGAATGGGAACTAATGAAGGAAGATCATTACCACAAGTACCAGGTGCAAGACCAATGGTTGATCCAGAAGCACTTGGTGAAGTGGATCCGTCGGTTTATGGTGCCCCTAAAGAAGCAACACACAAAATACGtggaaaaaatgattttttagaaTATCTATTTGGTACTGTTGACCAAGAACTCTTAACTGTGAAAacattttactttttcttttacTCGGCATTTGGATCATTATTTCCACTCATGGGTGTTTACTTTAAGCAAATGGGTATGAATGCAGGACAGTGTGGTCTATTGATTGGATTGAGACCATTTATCGAATTTTTAAGCGCACCATTTTGGGGTTCACTCGCTGATCG AGAaccatttaaattttacaggTGGCAGAAaggcaaaattattttgttggcGTCATTGGCATGCTGGATTATATTCACGCTACCTCTGGGTTTCGCACAACCGCCAGCTACGTCAtgtattgttgaaaaaaatggtACATGGAAATTGGAAGTACCTGAAGTACCTAGCCGCAGCAAAAGATCCGTTGATAATAAGGATTATCACCAGGAAAATAATCATGACAATGAGGAAGAAAACCTTGAAGTTGCTGCTAATGTAGTTTTTGAAAGGTTGAGACGAAGTGCTGATGATGATAAAGTTATCAAGAAATTACATACCCGAAGTAATAGAATGAGAAGAGATTCAAACGCTGCGAGTAGTACTACTAGTGGTAGTGGTGACAATACTGATTTGAAGTACAAACAATTTGTCCCGCAAGATGCACCGGAAAACGATCCTATGGCTAAGGAAATCGATTTTCGTGTTATTGCAAAGCAAAATCGTCCTGCTGATGTTCTTGAGTACAAgcgatttttgaaa aatgaaCCACTCGACGAATCAAGGCCACCAAAAAAAGCTCACACCAGAACAAAAACTAGGTCAAAACCAGTTCGTCCTAAAGTTATGGTAAAACGGCAAACCGAATTACAAGATGATTTCTTCACTGGGAACCAGGACAAGCCTTACGAGACTGACAATCATGTGAACATAAAAGTCAGAAAATATTCTAAAGCGCCAGTCTACCCGGATGACAGTAGCGAACACGAAAAATTGAATGACGAAGATGAAGACGAAGAAGAACAGCAGCGAGAAAGAGAAATCGAGGAAGAAGAACAAGAAGACGATGATGATGAATTAGATGAGGATTCTGATGAAGAAGAAGTTGACGTTCCACTGATTCGCAGGCGTAGAAGTTTACGTTTTCCTCATTTGCCTTTAGGTCGTAGTCCCTTACCTGTAAACTTTGCTGTCAACTATgatgaaaaagaaaacaagGATTGGGTTAAGCCACAATTTAGTTCAATTGTCTACCGACTACCG GACATTCAAAAAACCTTCTTTCTTCTGCTGCTTTTGGTTATCGTTGGTGAATTTTTCTCCGCACCCGCAATAACTTTGGCGGATTCTGCCGTAATTACTCTTCTCGGTGAAGATGCTGACCG ATACGGACATCAGCGAATGTTTGGAAGTTTGGGCTGGGGATTAGCCATGTTCTTCGTTGGTATTGCATTGGACCACAGTACATCGTTTCCAGAACACCCTTGTGGTCCCGggccaaaagaaaaaaactatACAATATGTTTTGCAATATTCAGCGTGTTAATGGGTGCCGCGTTAATAACAGCTACccagataaattttaaatatgagtTTATTGCTACTGAGCCT gAGGTGGACAAAGAACCGGCAGAACCAACTCGTGAAGAGCAGCTGCAAAGTCAACTATCTCAACAATTAAATCTTCCAGGATTACAGGATTCATCAGCACAACCATTACCGAAACCTCAACCACCTGAGGGAAAA aCTAAAATGTTTGCTCAAACAACTCGAGAAATACCAGAATGGGTCACAGTTATAAAACAGTTCAAAGATCTCAAGTGCGCCTCATTTTTATTCGTCGCTTGGTTTATGGGTTTCGGAATTGGATTGATATTCACATTTTTATTCTGGCATCTCCAAGATTACGGTGGCACACCGACACTCTTCGGAGTTGCTTCAGTTATCAATCACATTTCAGAGATTTTCGCTTATTTCTTCAGTTTCAAATTAATCCGCCAAATCGGACACGTTAAG GTGCTTTGTCTTGGTCTAGGTGGTAATATCATACGATTTCTGTACATATCCTGGTTGAAAAACCCATGGTGGGTGTTACCGTTTGAATTCATGCAAGGAATAACTCATGCTGCAGTTTGGGCAGCTTGTTGCAGTTATATCGCTCATAACACTCCCCCACAGTTGCGATCTAGCGCCCAAGGTGTTTTGCAAGGACTTCATCATGGTTTAGGACGTGGTTGTGGTGCTGTTATCGGTGGAATGTTTGTTGCCAGCTACg GAACAACTGCGACATTTCGTGCCTATGGTCTCATTTGTGCTCTTGTACTTGCTGCCTTCATCTTCATTAACTTCTACAGAAAAGATACAGGATTTGTTGCGGACTTACCACAGACTGAAGATCCACACCAGGTTGCTGAAGCAACACATTTGGCACCACATGGTGTACCCAGCAATGCTATACCACGAGCTTTAAGCTCGAGTAGACTTCATGAGCTTGCTCAGGATCCTGGTTATGGTGCAACTTATCAGACTACTGGAGGAAATCTTAATGTGCCGGGTGGCAATGGCG GCTCGAATCCAACGAATCCATTTTTGGGCGGCGGAGGTAATACAGGTGGAAATGTTGGCGGAAATTACAATTACG ATTTACAGTGA
- the LOC123262413 gene encoding major facilitator superfamily domain-containing protein 6 isoform X1 codes for MQNFGHEDYNYGGGGGDGGRGFNDGMGTNEGRSLPQVPGARPMVDPEALGEVDPSVYGAPKEATHKIRGKNDFLEYLFGTVDQELLTVKTFYFFFYSAFGSLFPLMGVYFKQMGMNAGQCGLLIGLRPFIEFLSAPFWGSLADREPFKFYRWQKGKIILLASLACWIIFTLPLGFAQPPATSCIVEKNGTWKLEVPEVPSRSKRSVDNKDYHQENNHDNEEENLEVAANVVFERLRRSADDDKVIKKLHTRSNRMRRDSNAASSTTSGSGDNTDLKYKQFVPQDAPENDPMAKEIDFRVIAKQNRPADVLEYKRFLKNEPLDESRPPKKAHTRTKTRSKPVRPKVMVKRQTELQDDFFTGNQDKPYETDNHVNIKVRKYSKAPVYPDDSSEHEKLNDEDEDEEEQQREREIEEEEQEDDDDELDEDSDEEEVDVPLIRRRRSLRFPHLPLGRSPLPVNFAVNYDEKENKDWVKPQFSSIVYRLPDIQKTFFLLLLLVIVGEFFSAPAITLADSAVITLLGEDADRYGHQRMFGSLGWGLAMFFVGIALDHSTSFPEHPCGPGPKEKNYTICFAIFSVLMGAALITATQINFKYEFIATEPEVDKEPAEPTREEQLQSQLSQQLNLPGLQDSSAQPLPKPQPPEGKTKMFAQTTREIPEWVTVIKQFKDLKCASFLFVAWFMGFGIGLIFTFLFWHLQDYGGTPTLFGVASVINHISEIFAYFFSFKLIRQIGHVKVLCLGLGGNIIRFLYISWLKNPWWVLPFEFMQGITHAAVWAACCSYIAHNTPPQLRSSAQGVLQGLHHGLGRGCGAVIGGMFVASYGTTATFRAYGLICALVLAAFIFINFYRKDTGFVADLPQTEDPHQVAEATHLAPHGVPSNAIPRALSSSRLHELAQDPGYGATYQTTGGNLNVPGGNGGSNPTNPFLGGGGNTGGNVGGNYNYGRTCKGEDEFIRRSFQIYSEVVGNELDVIKPPAITSHHHVQQPCTNPFHQHDYEW; via the exons ATGCAAAATTTTGGCCACGAAGACTATAATTACGGTGGCGGTGGTGGTGATGGTGGTCGAGGTTTTAATGACGGAATGGGAACTAATGAAGGAAGATCATTACCACAAGTACCAGGTGCAAGACCAATGGTTGATCCAGAAGCACTTGGTGAAGTGGATCCGTCGGTTTATGGTGCCCCTAAAGAAGCAACACACAAAATACGtggaaaaaatgattttttagaaTATCTATTTGGTACTGTTGACCAAGAACTCTTAACTGTGAAAacattttactttttcttttacTCGGCATTTGGATCATTATTTCCACTCATGGGTGTTTACTTTAAGCAAATGGGTATGAATGCAGGACAGTGTGGTCTATTGATTGGATTGAGACCATTTATCGAATTTTTAAGCGCACCATTTTGGGGTTCACTCGCTGATCG AGAaccatttaaattttacaggTGGCAGAAaggcaaaattattttgttggcGTCATTGGCATGCTGGATTATATTCACGCTACCTCTGGGTTTCGCACAACCGCCAGCTACGTCAtgtattgttgaaaaaaatggtACATGGAAATTGGAAGTACCTGAAGTACCTAGCCGCAGCAAAAGATCCGTTGATAATAAGGATTATCACCAGGAAAATAATCATGACAATGAGGAAGAAAACCTTGAAGTTGCTGCTAATGTAGTTTTTGAAAGGTTGAGACGAAGTGCTGATGATGATAAAGTTATCAAGAAATTACATACCCGAAGTAATAGAATGAGAAGAGATTCAAACGCTGCGAGTAGTACTACTAGTGGTAGTGGTGACAATACTGATTTGAAGTACAAACAATTTGTCCCGCAAGATGCACCGGAAAACGATCCTATGGCTAAGGAAATCGATTTTCGTGTTATTGCAAAGCAAAATCGTCCTGCTGATGTTCTTGAGTACAAgcgatttttgaaa aatgaaCCACTCGACGAATCAAGGCCACCAAAAAAAGCTCACACCAGAACAAAAACTAGGTCAAAACCAGTTCGTCCTAAAGTTATGGTAAAACGGCAAACCGAATTACAAGATGATTTCTTCACTGGGAACCAGGACAAGCCTTACGAGACTGACAATCATGTGAACATAAAAGTCAGAAAATATTCTAAAGCGCCAGTCTACCCGGATGACAGTAGCGAACACGAAAAATTGAATGACGAAGATGAAGACGAAGAAGAACAGCAGCGAGAAAGAGAAATCGAGGAAGAAGAACAAGAAGACGATGATGATGAATTAGATGAGGATTCTGATGAAGAAGAAGTTGACGTTCCACTGATTCGCAGGCGTAGAAGTTTACGTTTTCCTCATTTGCCTTTAGGTCGTAGTCCCTTACCTGTAAACTTTGCTGTCAACTATgatgaaaaagaaaacaagGATTGGGTTAAGCCACAATTTAGTTCAATTGTCTACCGACTACCG GACATTCAAAAAACCTTCTTTCTTCTGCTGCTTTTGGTTATCGTTGGTGAATTTTTCTCCGCACCCGCAATAACTTTGGCGGATTCTGCCGTAATTACTCTTCTCGGTGAAGATGCTGACCG ATACGGACATCAGCGAATGTTTGGAAGTTTGGGCTGGGGATTAGCCATGTTCTTCGTTGGTATTGCATTGGACCACAGTACATCGTTTCCAGAACACCCTTGTGGTCCCGggccaaaagaaaaaaactatACAATATGTTTTGCAATATTCAGCGTGTTAATGGGTGCCGCGTTAATAACAGCTACccagataaattttaaatatgagtTTATTGCTACTGAGCCT gAGGTGGACAAAGAACCGGCAGAACCAACTCGTGAAGAGCAGCTGCAAAGTCAACTATCTCAACAATTAAATCTTCCAGGATTACAGGATTCATCAGCACAACCATTACCGAAACCTCAACCACCTGAGGGAAAA aCTAAAATGTTTGCTCAAACAACTCGAGAAATACCAGAATGGGTCACAGTTATAAAACAGTTCAAAGATCTCAAGTGCGCCTCATTTTTATTCGTCGCTTGGTTTATGGGTTTCGGAATTGGATTGATATTCACATTTTTATTCTGGCATCTCCAAGATTACGGTGGCACACCGACACTCTTCGGAGTTGCTTCAGTTATCAATCACATTTCAGAGATTTTCGCTTATTTCTTCAGTTTCAAATTAATCCGCCAAATCGGACACGTTAAG GTGCTTTGTCTTGGTCTAGGTGGTAATATCATACGATTTCTGTACATATCCTGGTTGAAAAACCCATGGTGGGTGTTACCGTTTGAATTCATGCAAGGAATAACTCATGCTGCAGTTTGGGCAGCTTGTTGCAGTTATATCGCTCATAACACTCCCCCACAGTTGCGATCTAGCGCCCAAGGTGTTTTGCAAGGACTTCATCATGGTTTAGGACGTGGTTGTGGTGCTGTTATCGGTGGAATGTTTGTTGCCAGCTACg GAACAACTGCGACATTTCGTGCCTATGGTCTCATTTGTGCTCTTGTACTTGCTGCCTTCATCTTCATTAACTTCTACAGAAAAGATACAGGATTTGTTGCGGACTTACCACAGACTGAAGATCCACACCAGGTTGCTGAAGCAACACATTTGGCACCACATGGTGTACCCAGCAATGCTATACCACGAGCTTTAAGCTCGAGTAGACTTCATGAGCTTGCTCAGGATCCTGGTTATGGTGCAACTTATCAGACTACTGGAGGAAATCTTAATGTGCCGGGTGGCAATGGCG GCTCGAATCCAACGAATCCATTTTTGGGCGGCGGAGGTAATACAGGTGGAAATGTTGGCGGAAATTACAATTACGGTAGGACCTGTAAAGGAGAGGACGAGTTCATTCGTAGGAGCTTCCag ATTTACAGTGAAGTAGTAGGTAATGAGTTGGATGTAATAAAACCACCAGCAATTACATCTCACCACCATGTTCAGCAACCATGTACTAATCCATTTCATCAACACGATTACGAATGGTAA